The following is a genomic window from Butyricimonas faecihominis.
AAATGGTTAGTATCTCTATCGACGATGATATGGAGGCATGGCAGAAAGCAGTAAAAGAGGAAGGTATGCCTTGGAATCAGGTTTGTGGAGCAAACGGGAAAGGTTATAAGAAAGAATGTATGGATTTGTTTGGTGTTAACGGTGTACCTTCATGCGTGTTGATTGATAAGGAAGGGCGAGTCATTAGCACAAATGCACGTGGGGGATGGTTGAACGAGAAGTTGGCGGCATTGTTTAAAGAATAAAAATTCGGTTTTATAAAATTTGTATTGTATGAAAAATGTATTGTTATTGTTCCTACTCGTGGTTGGTGTTGCCAGCCACGGGATGGGGAAGAACGTGCGGTTGCATGGTTCTTTGAAAGAGTTCGGGGCTAATGTGGTATCTATGGATTTTGATGGTGCTGCAGGTGAATTATCTAAGGAGTGGAGTCAAAAAATCACGGTGAATAAAGATGGTAGTTTTGATTTTTCTTTTGACTTGAAAAAGCCAGGATATTATTCGGTAGGACGGAACACGCTGTATTTGACTCCGGGGGATGATATGGAAGTGTATCTAGGAACGTCTCAACCACAAAGTTGGTTTAAGGGAAAAGGTGCGGGCGTGAATAACTATATGAAAGGACGTTTGTTCCCAAAGGCGGGATCATTTTTAGAGGCGGGGAGAAATGTGAAAGGTAGTTTCGAAGAGACGAAAAAATATATTGATGAGCGGGCTGCCCAACGGGAGAAAGAATTGAAGGCATTGCCGAATGCGAGTAAGGAGTTTGTGGAGTTGGAAATGATGCGTATCAAGGCGGATGTTGCCAATAGTTATATGGCATATTTATGGTATTCTGATCTGTTGAAAGATTGTAAAACACGGGAAGAGGGAGAAAAGGTCGCTAATGATTTTAACAAGTCTATTCGAGAATATATAAATCCAATATTGAAAGAGATTTCTGCTAAGGATGAGTATTTGGAGGTTGCCGTGGTGAGAGATGTGTTGCTGAGTTGTTATGATATGGATGCTTCTATTTTTGATTTTCCGAAATCACAACGGTTGAAAGAGTTAAATGATGCTTACGTGACCGGGGATCGAATGAATGAGGAGATGACGCAATCTCTTTATGATGAGTTACATGCATTCGGCTCTAAGTTGAAAAATGCTGATTTTAAGCAGGCTTTTCTAGGACGGTTGGAAAAAAGGGCGAAATTGATGGAAGGACGCCCGGCTATTGATTTTGCTGTTGTGGATATGAACGGGAAAGAGGGAAAATTGAGTGATTATAAAGGGAAGGTGTTGTTTATTGACTTTTGGGCGACTTGGTGTATGCCTTGTTTGGGAGAAATGCCTTTCTTTAATGAGTTGAGCAAAAAGTACCCGAATGTTCAGTTTGTTGGCGTGTCTTTAGATGATAACACGGAAGTTTGGTTAAATAAATTGAAAGGAGATGCTGATCATGGGAAAGTGTTGGAGTTGTTTTCAAAGGATCCGTTGGTCCGGACAGGCTGGGATATTACAGGAATTCCTCGTTTCTTGTTGATCGATAAAGATTTCAAGATTATTTCAGCTTCTGCTCCTCGTCCATCGGAGAAAGATGTGATTACCCCGTTGTTGGAAAAGTATAATAAATAAGGGGTGGTATGAAAATAATATACGTTTTGGTTGTACTAGTTTTAAGCGTGAACGAGTGTCGTGCAGACGGTTTTAAGATCAAGGGAAGGATTGTTGGAGGAGGCGAAGGAGTGAAAGTTTTTCTCACTGATCTTTCGCAGTACAGGCATATTTATGATAGTACGGTAATTAAAAATGGAGAGTTCGAGTTTAGCGGGAGGGTTGATACGCCTGAAATGCGTTGTATCACGATTCACAAAAATGATGACAAGCGGGGGGATTGGAAAAGTACGGTGAAGTTACCGGTTTTTGTCGATAATTCATCCATGATGTTGGAGGCTCCTTATGATAGTTTACCCACGAAGATAACGAAAACAGTTCCGGCTTGCGTGAAAATCACGGGGTCTCCGACGAATGATTTGTACGTGAGTTATGACAAAGGGTTAGAGCCGTTGTCAACGTTAAATTCTGAGTTGTTCGAGAAGTATCGTGTCGCTTATTATTACGCGAAAGCGGATGATCTGGGACGTAAGAACAGGCAACCGGCTTATGATGCTTTGGAGGAGCTGGAGAATTGCAAGGACGAGATTTATCGTTACAAGGTAAATTTTATCAAAGAGAATCCGGATTCTCCGGTGGCACTATATGTTGCCGGAACTTTGTCGATAACGAAATATGGGCGGGGTGAGATTGAAAAGGTGTTGTCATTGTTGTCGGGGGCATCGCGGAATAGTGCCAAAGGGAAGGCTCTAGCCGAACGATTGAATAATATTCCGGTTTACGTGGGCGATCAATATTTGGATATTGAGATGTTGGATAAGGAGAGTAAGGAGATAAGATTGTCTGACGTGATAAAGCCCGGTAAATATACTTTGTTGGAGATTTGGGCCTCTTGGTGTGGGCCTTGCCGGGGGGATATTCCTCATCTGAAAGATGCTTATTCGGCGTATCATGCGAAAGGATTTGATATTGTGAGCGTGTCGATAGATGCTGATAAAGGGCAGTGGAAGAAGGCTTTGGAACAGGAGCAAATGCCTTGGTTGCAGGTTTGCGATAAAGGAGAAGGATTTGACGGTTTTATCGTGAAGAAATACGGGATCAGCGGGGTGCCAAGTTCTTTCCTGATCGATCCGCAAGGTAAAATCGTGCTGACGAATGCCCGTGGCGGGTGGTTGGATACGAAGTTGAAGGAATTATTTGAAAAGTAGTTAATTATCATCTTAATTGTTGTTTTCGGGGGAGTTATCTTAAAATATAGAGATAACTCCTCTTTTCGTTGAAATATTTTAATGATTTCTTGAAAAATGGGACAAATAGTTTACTTTTGTGGAGGAGATGTCGTGAATAAATTGCACTATGGCAAGAGATCTTTTGGAGAACAAGGCTTTCGAGGAGTTGTTTTCTCAGAATATGATGGTTTGGGTGAAAATTTTATTTGTTTGGCTTATTCCATTGGCAATAATGGCATGGAGTATTGTGTTCTTAATCAGAAGAAAAAGAAGATAAAATATCGTGTAGCATGAATTTCGAGAAGAGTCGGCCGGGAATTTCGGGCGACTCTTGTCTGTATAAAATAAAGTCATATCTTTGCATTTAGAATGTGAAGGTGTAGAATGAATAAGGACAATGGATTATTAGCTAAACGAATTTTTCAGGGGGATGAAGAAGCGTTTAAAATTTTGTATGAAGAGTTTTTTCATACATTGCTTGCCATCGCTTGTAAATATGTGGAGAGTGAGGTGGCGAAGGATATTGTGCAGGACACTTTTTTTAAATTGTGGACTACACCTCATAAATTTTCTGCGACCACGGATTTACGTTTTTATTTGTATCGTTCCGTACAGAATCAATGTTTGAATTATATTCGGGATAAGAAAGTGGAGGATCGTTATCGTGATCGAGCGGAGGTCGTTTCAGAAGATTTCTTTTATAACACGGTATTGGAGGAGGAAATTTTTATTCGTTTGCAACAAGCCATTGAAGAACTTCCGGAGAAATATAGGAAAGTGATAAATTTGAATTTGGAGGGATTGAGTGATAAGGAAGTTGCCTTGCGTTTAGGAATATCTATTGATGCGGTTAAACAACAGAAAAAGAGGGGAAAAGAGCAGTTGAAAGAAAAACTAAATCACCCGTTTTTGCTTTTACTAATAAATTTCTTGTAGATTTTTGTCACTTTTTATGATGTTCCGTGTCTTGTAATAAAACCCAAGAAAACATGACGGAGCAGGATAAACATATTACTCATATTGCCGATTTGATTATAGCTGAATTAACCGGGAAAATTGATGATGCCGGTCGAAACGAGCTTGAAAATTGGAAACATGAGACTCCCGAGCATTTACGATTGTATAATCTTTATCAATCACCGGATTTCATCGCTCGCAAATTTGAATTTATCAAGGAATATAGTGCTATAGAAGCTTACCAAGAATTTACAGGACGAGTGAAACAGGCAAAACACCGGAAGAGAACTTTGGCATTATATCGTTATGTGGCTGCGGTGGTATTATTATTTGTGCTAAGTGGAAGTTTTTATTTTTTCCACGACACTAAAGATGAATCCATTGCTTTCGTTCAGAAAATACAACCGGGATCTTGTAAGGCGATATTGACAGAACCAGATGGGACAAAAATAGATATTTCAGACACGACGTTTCTAGCTTTTGTTCAAAAGAGTGTGATGTCAAGAAAGAATGAGGAAGAGAAAGAGGTGGTAGAAACTCTTTATCACACGATTACGATTCCCCGGGGTGGAGAATATGATTTATTATTAAGTGACGGTAGTCGTTTGAGAATGAATTCAGAATCTGAAATTCGGGTCCCGGTGACATTTGAGAAGGGACAACGGGAAGTTTTTATGAAGGGAGAAATTTATTTTGATATAGTCCGGGATTCTTTGGCTCCTTTCGTGGTTCATACCCATCAAGGTGATATTCGTGTGTTAGGGACTTCTTTTAACGTAAGGGATTATCAAGATGAAAATTTTTTAGAAACAACTTTGGTAAACGGAAAAGTTGCTTTTGAAAGGGGAGGTAATTATAGCTATTTGAAACCGGGAGAACAATTACGCTTGAATAAAGAAGATGGAAAGACAACGGTTGAGACCGTTGATGTGCTTTTGTATTGTTCGTGGAAAGATGGAAGGTTTGTTTTCGAGAAACAACGTTTAGAGGTGATCATGAACACGATTGCCCGGTGGTATAATATTAATGTGTTCTATGAGAGTTCTTCGGTGAAAGATATTTTGTTCACGGGAAATATAAAACGATACAGTGATTTGGAGCAAGTTGTTAATATGCTGAAACTTATTAATAAAATAGATATAGAGATTAAGGATAGAAATGTTTTTGTAAGAAATAATGAATGAAAAAACAGGTGATACGCCAATATCACCTGCCTAATCCTGAAACAGATTCAGGACAGTAACTTATCTAATTTACAAATGTATGAAAAAAAAGTTCAAATGCAAGGGCTGGTATTCTGGCTTGAGAAAATGTTGTCTTATGATGAAGTTTTTCATGTTATTCATGTTGCTTACGGTACTTCAAGTGAATGCCGTGGTGAAATCGCAGGAGACATTGTTAAATGTAAACGTGGCTCGTGTTTCTTTGGTGGAGGTTTTAAAAATGATCGAATCAAAGAGTGACTATACTTGCCTTTATAGTCACGAGGATGTTGCTAAAGTAAATGACTTAACGGTTGAACTGAAAAATGTGACCGTTCAGGAAATATTGGATGTTTGTTTAAAAGGAACTAGATTGGGATATAAAATTGTGGATCAGACGATAGTGATCCGTAATTTGAGTGAAATGGAGCAAAAAAATGGAGAGGCGAAACAAAGAACTATTACGGGGCGAGTGACAGATAAGAGTGGGGTACCTCTTCCGGGAGTCACGGTGATGATTAAAGGGTTGTCAGTAGGGACGGCTACAGACGTGAATGGCGATTATAAGTTGGCAATTCCCCAAGGAGAGAAAGATTTTGTCCTTCAATTTTCTTTTGTCGGAATGAAGACACAAGAGGTGAAATATGTGGGTAAAGATACGATTAATGTGGTGTTGGAAGAGGAGGTGAATACGATGGATGAGGTTGTTATTACCGGATATCAACGTATTGATAAACGTAAAAATGCTAGTTCTGTGATCAGCGTGAAGGGATCTGAGTTACAGGAAGGTGCTGCTATTTCGATTGATAATATGTTACAGGGAAAATTGGCAGGGGTGAATATTATCAATCCGACTTCAACTCCTGGTGCAGCTCCGAAAGTGCGAATCCGGGGAGCCTCTTCTATTTCTGGAAATCGGGAACCGGTTTGGGTGGTAGATGGAATTATTTTAGAAGATCCGGTGCCTATTTCTGCTGAAGAGTTGAATAGTTTGGATAACGTGAATTTGATTGGTAATGCAATTGCCAGTATTAATCCGGAAGATATTGATCGTATTGATGTTTTGAAAGATGCATCAGCAACGGCTATATATGGAGTGAAAGCGGCTAATGGTGTGATTGTGATCACGACAAAAAAGGGTAAATATGGAAAGCCAACAGTGCATTATTCTGGTAATGTGGGAATTAGTTTGAGACCGAGTTATAATAATTTGAATCGGATGAATTCCAAAGAAAGAATTGATGTGTCTAAGGAGATTGAGGAGAGGGGATTGACGTTCGGAATAAAACCTTCTAATATCGGTTATGAGGGAGCTTTGTATGATTTGTATGCTAAACGGATTACCCAAGAACAATTTGTGGATCGGGTGTATGATCTTGAAAAAGTGAATACTGATTGGTACGATGAGCTTTTTAGAACGGACGTGTCTCATAAACATTCATTATCAATTTCGGGAGGTTCGGAGTTTGTGAATTATTATTTTTCTGCAGGATATGCAAATACAAATGCCGTGGTGAAAGGTTCTGATGTGGAGAATTATAATGCTCTTTTGAAGTTAAATTTAGAATTGAGTAAAAGATTGAATGTCGGGTTATCTTTGAGGGCTTACGCGGCAACAAAGAAATATTTGCATGGTTCTATCGATCCATATGGTTATGCTTATAATACTTCTCGTGCGATTCCCGCTTATAATAAGGATGGATCTTATTTATTCTATAATAAAACAGAAGGTTATGAAACTATCTTGAATTATAATATCCTTAATGAACGAGATAATACCGGTCGAAAGATAAAGAATCAGACAATTGATTTCATGGTGGATGTAAATTATAAAATATTGTCAGGATTGACATTCTCCGGAGTGTTTTCTCTATCAAAAGCTAATACGAAGGATTCTGAATGGGCAAACGAGAAATCATATTATATTGCGGATTTACGGGGTGTGAATTATGGTGATGAATTGCCGACCGATCGTAATTTTGTTGAAACTAGGTGCCGTTTACCTTATGGTGGGGAATTGAAAAATGATAATACATTATCATCTACATACACGGTAAGGGCTGGATTTAATTATTTCAAAAGGTTACATGAGGTGCATGAAATTGATGTGAATGTGGGGACGGAAGCTCGTTCTGTAAAATATGACGGAATATCTACTGTACAACGGGGATATTTACCGGATAGAGGTAAGAAGTTTGTTGCTATTAATGCAACAGAATGGCCTTTATATAACGAATGGTTGATGGCTAATCCGGATGTGGTGGTGGATCGTTTGACTAATGTGGTTTCTTTCTATGGGACTTTCACGTATACTTATGATGACCGTTACACGGCTAATTTTAATATCCGTACCGATGGATCCAATAAATTCGGACAGGATAAGAGTACGAAATTCTTGCCAGTATGGTCTGCCGCTGTCCGTTGGAATATTCATAACGAGGTGTTCTTTCGTAATGTCCAATGGATGAATTTATTGGCATTGAAAGGATCATACGGGGTACAAGGTAATGTACATTCGGACCAGACTCCGGATCTGATCGTGTCCATGAGTGGAATGGATGATGTTTCTAAAGAATATATGTCATCTTTAAATAAACTTCAGAATCCATATTTGAAGTGGGAAAAGACAAAATCTTATAATTTAGCTTTAGAGTTTGCATTTTTGAATAATAGGATCAGTGGTTATGCTGAATATTATTTGAAAAAAGGTGAAGATCAGATTATAACCAAACGAGTTTCAACGGTTTCCGGTAAAAGAGATGTTTCAATTAACGGGGGTGATGTGGAAAATAAGGGTTGGGAATTTACGTTAAATGGAACTCCGATAAAAACGAAGGATTTTATATGGGGACTCTCTTTGAATATGTATCAGAATTATAATAAAGTAACCAGTAAGAATCAGACGCAGACTTATGATTACAAGGATTATTTGCAAGGGAATCTGATTGTGGAGTCTAAGCCTTTGGATGGCTTTTATTCCTATAAGTTTGATGGTTTGGATGAAGAGGGGTTACCGAAATTTAAAGATATAGATGAGCCGGACGGTATCTCAAAAGAGGAAATGTTTGCTAAAGCATTTGCGTATTCCGGAAAACGGGTGGCTGATTTTAACGGAGGATTTTCGACTTATTTCAGTTTTAAAGGTTTTACATTGAACGCATTATTTGCTTTCTCTGTAGGTAAAAAAGTTCGATTGAATAATTTGTATGAATCTACAGGACAGATGTTGCCTTTGCCTCAGCAAAATATGTCTGATGAATTTGTAAATCGTTGGAGAAAAGGGATAAACGAGAATACGGATATTCCAGCGTTGTCAGATTTGAGTTTAGCTTATTCTGATATGGATCGTAAATATACAATATCCAGTAATAAGTGGGAGATGTATAATAATGCAGATTTACGGGTTGTGTCGGGTGATTTTTTGCGGATGAGAAATATTTCGTTGAGTTATAATTTGCCGGAACATCTTTATAAACACATCGGAGTGTCTGGAGTTAGTTTGCGTTTAGAGGCTGGGAATCTTTGGTTGTGGGCTAATAAGAAATTACGAGGACAGGATCCGGAACAGATGACTTTGGGATCCGGAACGGTACCTCCGACGAAGAGTTTTACTTTTGGATTAAATATTTCACTTTAAAACGAGACTGTTATGAAGAAATTGATATATATAATAGTTGTAGTACTTTTCTCTTCGTGTGGAGATTTTCTGGAAGAGAGTTCTCAAGACCTAATTATTCCTAAAACGGTAAAGGACTATAGTGAATTTTTGTTTGGGGAGGGGTATATCCGAAATAATACGTCGATTCATACGTATTTGGATATTATGACGGATGATGTTGAAGAAAAAGCGAATACATGGCCCGTTATGCAGTCAGATATTCGGGGGGATGGGTATGGTTATTTTTGTTGGCAACCGAATCCGGAGTATCGTTTTACCGGGGCGTTGAATACGGATAATGCTTGGGAAACGTATTATAGTAAGATACTTATTGCTAATAATGTCATTGATTTATTGGATGATGCGGAAGGAATTCAGAGCGATAAAGATGATTTACTGGGGGAAGCTTATTTTTTGCGTGCGTATTGTTATTTTATGCTAGTAAATTTGTACGGTGAACCTTACGAGAAAGAAACGGCTGATAAAGCTTTAGGTATTCCCTTTAATTACGAGCATAGTGTGCGGGAGCGGACATATAAACGGGAAACATTGGCACGTTCTTATGAATTGATAGAGAAAGATCTGATAAAGTCTATTCAACTTCTTGAAGCTACGGATTATACGAAAACGGTTTTTCGGATATCCAAAGGTGCTGCTTATTTGTTAGCCTCTAGATTTTATCTATACAAAAAAGACTATGAACAAGCCATTTCTTATGCGGATAAGGTTTTAACGGTAAATTCGGCTTTATATGATATTCGAACGTTAACGGAAGAAGATTATGTTTTTACGAAAGAAAATCCTGAAATTATTTGGACGTATGGTGATTATGAAGTGAATTATCTTAGTGCTGCATATCGTGGGTGTTTTCCTGTTTCAATGGCGTTTTATAATTCATTTCATGCAAATGATGCCCGAAAACGGACTTACGTGAAAGATGATTGGGGTGATTTGATTGTTGGGAAGGGTGCTGCAAATACAGGAGTATATGGTTTCGCTTTTCGTACGGCAGAGGCCTATCTGAATCGAGCAGAGGCTAATGCGGAGTTGGGGCATACGGATTTGGCTTTGGATGATATTGAACATCTGCGGAAATATCGTTATGAGGTAGAGGTTCCAATAACAGTTTCTACGAAAACAGATGTTATTCAGTTGGTTCGGCAGGAACGCCGTTTCGAGTTGTGTTTCGAGCAACATCGTTGGTTTGACCTCCGGCGTTGGGATCGTCCAAGGATAGAGCATATTTACACGACAGACATGAATAGTTCTCAAAAAGTGAAATTTGTACTTGAAGAGAATGATAAAGCGTACACGTTGCCTCTGCCTGTGGAGGTAAAAGAGTTTGACTATAATCTGGAGAATATCAATCGTCCGGAGAGAAAAGGGGTTATTGTACAATAATTAAAAGAAGAATAGGATGAGAACAAATAAATTACTATCGTTAATCATTGTATTAGGTATGGGATTTTCAGCCTGTTATGATGAGAATGACATTCATACGACGAAGGGAGATATCCCTTATGAATTGAAGGAGGGAGGGGATGCGGTCGATCAATATATTTATAAATTTTATCGAGAGAACGGATCAATTATTATGGTTGATTACGATACGATTGATTACCAGTGGAACATGAGTGGACTAGCAAAAAATGTTTATCTGACAAAACAAGAAGACCGAGTAGTTTTGATGAAGGGATTTTCTATGTTAGAAAAGACATTTTTAAGTATCTATGATATAGACTTTAAAAAGAAGTATTTTCCATTGAAATTGTTGATTGGAAAACAAGTGGGCCGGATGAATTGGGGAGTACTGGAGGATAATGCGGCCTTAGCAGGTCTTAGTTATTTGGCTTTAGGAAAAATACGGGAAGGGGTAGAGAATTTATCAGAAGAAGAGTTGAGAAGCATGCGCGAGTCAACTAACGGAGTGTTCTGGCAAGAGTATCTATTACAAAATGGTATTATTCAAGTTCCGGAGAGTTTTTATGAAGTGAGTAAAGGGTATTATCAATCGTTTTTGGAATATTTACCGGAAAATGAGGGTGTGACTGATGTGGATGTAAGAGATTATGGTTTCTGGTATAGAGATCCTTCAAATTCTTATTCATTGGTGACACCTAATAAAGAAGGTGATTTTAAAGATTTTATGGGAGTAATTCTGACGGTTCCTTATGAAGAGTTAAAACCCGTGCTAGATGCTCATAGTAAATTGAAAGATAAATATGACATCTTGGTAAATTATTTTAAGATGAAATATCAGATTGATCTTGTTGCTATTGGAAATAAACAGTTTAAATAATCAAGAATGAATGTAAGGACAGGAATACTAATCTTTGCCGGTTTATTACTGGCAAAGACTAGTGAAGCTCAGTTGTTTGGCAAAAAGTTGGGAGAGTTGAGTCCCGTGACAACCAAGCAGGATTCGGCGGTGAGTGCTAGTAATTATGCCGATATTTTAAAAGATGCGGAGGTGCATGAAGGGATGTTTAAAATATTCAAGAAAAAACAGAAAGTGTATTTTGAAATACCTCAATGTTTGTTGGATAAGGAAATGTTGCTTTCTTCACGGGTAACAGCTACAAGTAATAATACCGACGTGTCGGGAGGAGAAATGCCTCTTCATCCGTTATTGGTGAAATTTACACGGGATGATGAACAAGTGTATTTACATCGGTTGAGTCCGTTGAATCAATGCGACCCGATGTCCCCGATTTATCAATCATTGCAAAGAAATAATGTCGAGCCAATAATGGAGGCTTTTAAAATCGTGTGTGAGAATGCAGATTCTACCGGAATTGTGATTGATGTTTCTTTTTTCTTTTGTTCGGACCAGAAAGAATTAAGTCCTTTTAAACCGCGAACCCCGTTGAGTTTTATTCTTGGGGAGAATCCTTTGGAGGGGAGTTTTTCTAGTGATAAATCGACGATATTAGAAGTGAAATCATTTCCTTTAAATCTGAACATTAAAAGTCGGTTAGTGTATACCGTTGATGATTATCCTTTTACAGCTATTATGACTCGTTCGATCATTCTGTTACCGGATGAGCCTATGAGACCGCGTATATCTGATGTCCGAATCGGGTATTTCCCGTTACGAAAACATATTTATACGGAAAAGGTGGACGAGTTGAAAAAAGTAGATTATATCCAACGATGGCGAATCGAGCCTAAAGATGAGGATGTGGAGCGCTATCGTAATGGAGAACTTGTGGAACCGAAGAAGCCGATCGTGTGGTACATTGATCCCGCTATTCCGGAACGATGGAGAAAATACATTAAGTTAGGGGTTGAAGATTGGCAAGCGGCCTTTGAAGAAATTGGTTTTAAGAATGCGATAGTAGCTAAAGACTATCCGGTGGATGATCCAAATTTTGATCCGGATGATATTCGTTACTCGTGTTATCGCTATATTACGACAGAAACAGCCAATTCAATGGGTCCGGCTTGGATTGATCCTCGTTCGGGAGAAATCATACAAGCTGATGTATTATTCTACCATAACGTGATAAAGTTGTTGCATAATTGGCAATTTGTTCAATTAGCTCAGGTTGACCCTAAAGTGAGGACAAAAGTGTTTGACGAGGAAACGATGGGGCGAGCATTGCGGTATGTTGCGGCTCATGAAATTGGTCATACACTTGGGTTGATGCATAATATGGGGGCATCTTATGCTTACCCGGTAGATTCTTTGCGTTCCGTGACATTTACTCGGAAATATGGAACAACTCCTTCTATCATGGATTACGCTCGTTTTAATTATGTGGCGCAACCGGGAGACGAAGGTGTAAATTTACTTCCCCCACTTTTGGGTGTTTATGATAAATACGCCATAAAATGGGGATATGCGCCTATTGCAGTAGAGAGTCCGGAGGCAGAACGTCCGATTCTGAATCAATGGATACAAGAAAAGCAAGATGATCCGATGTATCATTATGGACCTCAGCAGTTTTCTTTGTTTTCGATTGTAGATCCGTCTGCTTTATCTGAATCTTTGGGTAATGATTGTATGAAAGCTAATCGTTACGGGATTGAAAACTTGAAATATATTACGAGCCATTTGTTAGAATGGACGTATGATGAAGGAGAGACTTTTGAGAAACCAGAAGAACTTTATCGGGAAATATTCGGTCAATACAGGAGGTATATTGAACATATTCTCGTTTATTTGGGAGGTGTTTATTTGGATGCTCCGGTTATGGGTGATCAAAAGAAAGCTTATAAATTCGTGAGCAAGGAAAAACAACAGGAAGCATTAGCTTTTATATTAGAACAATTACGGGCATTCCCAGATTGGTATTGTCAACCTGAAATAGAACGAAATTTCTCATTCGGGAATACAAAAGTGGCAGAGTATATGGGATTGGTTGTTGGTTCTTTAACGTCAAGTGGTATATTATCAAATCTTTCAGTATGGGAAAAACAGGATGGTAAAGATGCTTATACGCCAGTCGAGTATATGGACGATGTTTATAATCTGGTGATGGAACCAACGCTAAAACGTCAGGATCTTAATCATTACGAACGGGTGATGCAGTACAATTACATCTTGTCATTAATGATGGCTGAGGGAAAAGGGATTACAGGAGAGAAAGGACGACGTTCTTTGGTTGAAGGTGATCATGCTGATATATGTTCTTGTTCGACGAGCCATTTGCATGAACGTATGGCTATGAGTCCAGTCGATGGTTCTGACACGAGAATAGTGGCGAATGCTGTTTATCATTATGAGTTGGAAAAAGTTTATAAATTACTAAAACGAGTAATGAATTCTGGAGACCGGGATACACGGGCACATTATCGTAATTTGTATTTCGAGGTATCGAAGTTTTTCGAGAATTAGAATAAGGACGAGATTGATTGAAAAGTTAAATTTTTGGTCAATCTCGCTAATACAATTTTC
Proteins encoded in this region:
- a CDS encoding TlpA family protein disulfide reductase, with the protein product MKNVLLLFLLVVGVASHGMGKNVRLHGSLKEFGANVVSMDFDGAAGELSKEWSQKITVNKDGSFDFSFDLKKPGYYSVGRNTLYLTPGDDMEVYLGTSQPQSWFKGKGAGVNNYMKGRLFPKAGSFLEAGRNVKGSFEETKKYIDERAAQREKELKALPNASKEFVELEMMRIKADVANSYMAYLWYSDLLKDCKTREEGEKVANDFNKSIREYINPILKEISAKDEYLEVAVVRDVLLSCYDMDASIFDFPKSQRLKELNDAYVTGDRMNEEMTQSLYDELHAFGSKLKNADFKQAFLGRLEKRAKLMEGRPAIDFAVVDMNGKEGKLSDYKGKVLFIDFWATWCMPCLGEMPFFNELSKKYPNVQFVGVSLDDNTEVWLNKLKGDADHGKVLELFSKDPLVRTGWDITGIPRFLLIDKDFKIISASAPRPSEKDVITPLLEKYNK
- a CDS encoding RNA polymerase sigma factor — protein: MNKDNGLLAKRIFQGDEEAFKILYEEFFHTLLAIACKYVESEVAKDIVQDTFFKLWTTPHKFSATTDLRFYLYRSVQNQCLNYIRDKKVEDRYRDRAEVVSEDFFYNTVLEEEIFIRLQQAIEELPEKYRKVINLNLEGLSDKEVALRLGISIDAVKQQKKRGKEQLKEKLNHPFLLLLINFL
- a CDS encoding FecR family protein; translated protein: MTEQDKHITHIADLIIAELTGKIDDAGRNELENWKHETPEHLRLYNLYQSPDFIARKFEFIKEYSAIEAYQEFTGRVKQAKHRKRTLALYRYVAAVVLLFVLSGSFYFFHDTKDESIAFVQKIQPGSCKAILTEPDGTKIDISDTTFLAFVQKSVMSRKNEEEKEVVETLYHTITIPRGGEYDLLLSDGSRLRMNSESEIRVPVTFEKGQREVFMKGEIYFDIVRDSLAPFVVHTHQGDIRVLGTSFNVRDYQDENFLETTLVNGKVAFERGGNYSYLKPGEQLRLNKEDGKTTVETVDVLLYCSWKDGRFVFEKQRLEVIMNTIARWYNINVFYESSSVKDILFTGNIKRYSDLEQVVNMLKLINKIDIEIKDRNVFVRNNE
- a CDS encoding TlpA disulfide reductase family protein, giving the protein MKIIYVLVVLVLSVNECRADGFKIKGRIVGGGEGVKVFLTDLSQYRHIYDSTVIKNGEFEFSGRVDTPEMRCITIHKNDDKRGDWKSTVKLPVFVDNSSMMLEAPYDSLPTKITKTVPACVKITGSPTNDLYVSYDKGLEPLSTLNSELFEKYRVAYYYAKADDLGRKNRQPAYDALEELENCKDEIYRYKVNFIKENPDSPVALYVAGTLSITKYGRGEIEKVLSLLSGASRNSAKGKALAERLNNIPVYVGDQYLDIEMLDKESKEIRLSDVIKPGKYTLLEIWASWCGPCRGDIPHLKDAYSAYHAKGFDIVSVSIDADKGQWKKALEQEQMPWLQVCDKGEGFDGFIVKKYGISGVPSSFLIDPQGKIVLTNARGGWLDTKLKELFEK